From the genome of Candidatus Ruthia magnifica str. Cm (Calyptogena magnifica):
TGGCATTGTTATTTTTCGCCACCTGAATCACTTGCTTTCTAATTATCTCTTTGCGTGTATTAAAGTCAACTTCAATTTGCGCTCTTTCAAGAAGGATTTTTTGATAATCCTTAGCACAAGTAATATCAAATATGCGCTCACCAGTAAAACGTAAGCCTCTAGTTGTATTGCCAGAAGCCAAACCCATAATTGAAGCTGGCACAACATCAGAACCTAGCATCATAATCAACCAATGCGTTGGGCGTACAAAATACGTATCCAAATTACTCCAGCGCATGGGTTTAATAATAGAGATATTTTGAATAGCAATATCAACAGTAGATTCAAGTAAATCTATTGTTTTTAAGCCTTTTTGTTGCTTGGTAAAAAAATAATATTGTGTCTTGCCAAATGTTTTTTGTACTAACACATTCTTAGCTACACCACAAGATTTAGCAAAGCCTTCAATATCTTGATCAAACGCACTAATTGATGGACCTTTACGCTCAATAATTTGGTCATTTTGTTGCAATTGAAGATTACTAACCAATACCGCTAAACGACGAGGAGTAGCAAAAGACTCAACGCTTGAATAAGACAGTTTAAGCTTATCAAGTTCAGTGGTTAAATTGTGCGTAAACGCATTGGATAATTGCTGTAAGCATTTTGGTGGAAGTTCTTCACATCCGAGCTCCAATAAAAAATCTTTTGTATTCATAAAGGTTTGTAGGTATGTTTTACTTAGATAATTTAAAATCTTAACTTATGAGCCAATAAATCAATCAGCACCCGACGCGCATATAATTTGCCTGGCATCAAATCGCTTATAAATATCAGCAAAAAAGACCTTGTACTTCTTTGTAAGCTAAAATATCACTAAATGATATAATTTCAGCGCCTGATTTAATGTCATTCAAAAGAGCCAGGTCACCATCTTTTGCAATAACTTGTTCAAATTAATTCACTTCATCAACCATAACTTTAGACGCCTGGTAAACTTTATTCTGATACAAATTTGACGTGGTTTTAATTGTTTTTTCTTGGCTTGACTTGGACTTAATTGGTTTGCCAAATACAGTCATGCCAAGAAAACTTAGAAAAATAAATCAGTTCTTACTTGTCCGAACAAATTCTTACCGCCAGCATATCATTTTGCATCAAAATTTCAACCAGAACTACCTAACTTCTTGTGCCTCAGTATATACTTTAAGTATTTCAGTTTGAACTTTAATTTCAATTTTTCCACCCTTGAGTACAATCCAAAAAATGCCAAACACGCATCATGCCAATATCACCACTCAACATGAGTTCCAGTGGTGTTTTATGTTTAAATTTTTTAACCGAACGCTTAAGCCAAATTGCCCCATATTCTTTATGGGTTGGAAAAGTTGTACCCAAAGACTCGCTAATCCCTAAAATTATTTCAGTACGTTTTGACAATTGCTCATCAAAATCAAACGACTTATCTAAACGCCTGTATAGGTACAAATGTCTAGACTTAATAATCCCATCTAAACCTAATAATTTAAGTTGCTCAACATTTTCTAAATGCCAATTTTCTAAGATTTGAGACAACTGTAAAGTAAGCTTTGACTGAATCTTATCATCTAACTTGGAAATCTCCATTAATTGACCTTAAAATGAAACAAGACTTGTGCATCAAATACACTCTTATCAGGCGCGTATGGTAATGGCGAAGCTTTATAAACAGCACGCTCAATTGAGTCTTTAAATGATTGCGCCTTAGCACTATCATCAACATTACAAAATCTAAGGTTAACACTTTTTACCTGTCCATTCAAATCTTGCAAAATTTCAACATCACAACTCCAACTATCTTTGGCACCTTGATAGCGCCATTTTTCTTTTATTCTTAAGGCAATTTGATTGATATAGTTAAACTTTAGCTCATTTAAAATATTCTCTTGAGCAAGTTGTCTATCTTGGTCTTCTTCAGCTTGAATCTCTTTTTTTAATGAACGATTATCTTGCTCTTTTTTGAATTTTTTAGCTTCAACTTGACGTAATTTTTCAATTGCTTGTTTTTTCTTTTCCGCTTCAAGGGCTTCCTTTTCAGCCAACTTCTTTTTCTTTAAGGCTTGCTTACTTTTACTCTCGGCCTCTTTTCTTTTTCTTTCAGCAATGGTTTTGGCTTTTCTCTCTTGTTTAACTTTTACTTTAAGTTTTTTCAAACGTTGTTGTTCTTTATAACGTTCATTCTCAACTTTTTTTTCTGCACGTTGTAACGCTTTAAAGCGCTTTTCTCGCTTTTGCTTAATTTTAATTAATCGCTGTTTTTCTTTTTTAATCTCAGTTAAATTAATCGTCACTGCTTTAAATGTCACGTTTGATTTGGCAATCTGTTTTGGAATTTCCCAACGTTGAACATTTGAAAATAGCAAGCCAATAACTAACCCAATATGAAACACAATTGTTATCCAAAAAGCAAAAGGGTGTTGCCTAGCAATTTTAGGCAATTTAATTTTTTTAAAAAAATTAATATTCATTATTTTGCATCTGGAGATTCAGTCACAATACCAATCTTATCAACTCCATTTTTTTGTAAAAAAGACATTAAAGATACAACAGAACCATAAGCCACTTGCCTATCACCACGAACAAACACTTTCATTTGTGGATAGATTTCAAGCCGGGCACTAACGCGCCCTGCAATAATGCCTAATGGCAATTTTTCCCCTTTAGCGATATCAGAATCATCCTCATTAAATGAATTGATGAAATATTTACCTTGCTTATCAATGGTAATAATTGTAGGCTGTTGTTGCGTGAAATCTACCATTTTCGCCTCAGTAGAAGGTAAATCAATCTCAATACCTTGCTCAATAATAGGCGTAGTCATCATAAAAATTACCAACAGCACTAGCATCACATCAATATATGGAACAATATTAATTTGTGCATCTATGACATGTCTGTGTCGTTTTGGTAATTCAATCATTGTCTATTTTGTCTTTGAAACAAAACAAACAATTGTTCAACAAAGGCTGTATATTTATTGTTAATTGACTCAACTTGAGAAATTAAACGATTGTAGGCAATGGTGGCAGGAATAGCAGCAAATAAACCAAATGCCGTTGCAATAAGCGCCTCAGCAATGCCGGGAGCAACAATGGCGACGGTTGCTTGCTTAACTGATGCCAAACCAATAAACGAGTGCATAATTCCCCAAACTGTGCCAAATAAGCCAATATACGGGCTAGATGAGGCAATCATAGCTAGAATACTCAAACCGCTATCTAAGCGGTTAACTTCGTTATTAGCCATGGTATTCATAACTCGATAAGCGCGCTCAGCATCTATTATTAATACTTGATTAAAATCTGAGGTGGTGTGAGTAAGTTCTTGAAAACCTGTGCTAAAAATACGCTCCATTGAACTTTGATTAATATCTTTTTTAAGCGTTTGGTATGCTAATTTTTCTAAATCAATATTGGCTGAAAAATTTTGATGAAACAACTTAATATTCTTGTTAGTATCAATCAGGATTTTCTTTTTTGATAAGATAAGAGTCCAAGAATAAATACTCATCAATATTAAAATTAACATCACCATTTGCACCACAAAGCCGGCACTAAGAATTAAACTAAAAATTGACAAACTATCCATTTATTTTCTCCAAAATTGCACTAGGAATAGCACAATGTTAAAAACTAATTGTATTCAAACAAGCCACGGTTATTTACGCTTTAAATAATACCTTATTTTGCTCTAAGCCTATTATTTTTTATGAAAAAACTAGACTGGTGCGTCGTAATTTTTCTATTTTAGAATGAACAGTTAATAAATCATTAAATTTGTCTGAAAGCAAATACTCAGCTAAGTGATTTGACAACAAAAAATAATTGTTTGATGACACATCAATTGATCTTATTCAAAGCCTAACTCTCATAAAAATTCACTCCTCTCCTCTTTCGATAAATTTAAAGTAACTAGCATAATAAAATCTTGTTGAATCAAATACGATTCTACCATGTCTTCTAAGGTACCACGTTTCTCACTAATAGCAGTTTCCAGTGTGTCCAAACCTACCTACCAGAAAACTTATTCATCATAATAGAAAGATAGTCACAGTTTAATTGTTCAAGTTCTGTTTCATCCATTGTTAGTGTTTCTTTGGTAATTTGGGTGAAGATATTACAAGCTATTTGAAAGCAGGTGAAATTTCAGAAAATTGTGTTGATGATGTAATCTTGATATTAAAAATTGGCGAAGAAGTGGAGGTTGCAATTGTGAATGTTGATAGAAGGACTCGTAATATTTCAGTCAGTATTAAAGCTAAGAACTCAGTTGAAGAAAAAGAAGCAATGAAAAATTACAACAAACAATCTTCTGATGCAGCAGCTTGATGAATCACACTATTAGTTTTTATATCAGCAAAATCACGAACATGGCGTAAAGTGATTGGCAATTCAACGATCTTGTAAGAGACTAGCGTCAGCACGAGTTAGCACCAATTAACGTAAAAATAGATAACGCAAATTGTACGGAATACCCTCGCCCACCGTAATATTTAATTTAAAATTTTCTAAATATCTGAGCAGAGGATTTCCTCAATCACAGGATTAAAACGATGAATTTCATACGGTTTAAGTTTAGTCAAAATTACTGCCAAATATCCTGAACCTCTAATGTCAGATCAAATGTTTATTTAATGCCTGTAGATATTTGATTAGCAATCACATTTACCAATATGATTTTACCAAACCAAGAGAGCTATAAATTAAACAATGATCCAGTGTGTCCTTACGTTTTTTTGCCGCTTTAATAAATAATGCCATTTATGACTTACATCAATCATCTCCTCCAATATAACTCTCTAAAAACCGGACGCATTGAAGTCATCATTACCTTGGTTTTACTCACCTATACTAAAGAATCTTCTTCTATCATGCTAAATTACTTAATCTTTATGCTATTTTAACTTATGAACTTCATTAATCAGTAGTTTGATTTTGATGAGTTTGCTCAGATGATTAAAACGAATCACTTTTGGATATTGAATATCATCAATCAATTGATAACTACTAATTTTAATCTGCCAATGACGAGTGCTATTTATCTCATTTTTAAACAATATCTTGGCTAAAGTATCAATAGGCAAGTACCACCCCATCTCATTAGTCATCCATTGATTAAAAGTTAAATTGATTAGCTTATCATTAACCAACAGCTTTTTCTGACTAGACTCAATCAAAATTTGACCAAAACCAAAAGCTGTGCTTAGTATAAGTTTATAATCATGATGGTCAAAACTCACTTCAAAACCTAATGTTTTTGTATCACTATTAACACTTACACTTAATCTGCCATATACTTTCCAAATACTCGGTAAAGTTTGTTGATATTCTAACTTTGTAGGATGGATATTAAGTGTTGAGCAGCTTGATAAAAACAAAGTAAAACACGTAATTATTATTCGTTTCATATAAGTCGCTCATTGTAGCGTGAAACTTACCCTTTGGGTATAATCAAACGTTTATTTGAGTTATTTTTGTTAAATTTATGTCACAAATTGCAATTTTAAGTGTTAATCACCAGCTCGTGCCTGTTGAAGTGCGAGAAAAAGTTGCTTTTACACCGGATAAATTAATTCAAGCACTAAATAATCTTCATCATATTGACGGTATTGATGCCTGCATTATTCTTTCCACCTGTAACCGCGTAGAAATTTACGTTGCTTCTAATCATAAAAACTCTGAAGAACTATTAAGTAATTATCTTGCCAAAACACACAATATTAAACGTGATATAATAGATTCTTACTTAAATTATTTTGAAGGCAATGAGGCGCTTACACATTTATGCAATGTCGCCACAGGTCTTGATTCATTAGTATTGGGCGAGCCACAGATTCTAGGCCAATTAAAAAATGCCTACCACATAGCAAAAGAAGTCAAAACTCTGAATAAGCTATTAGAAAAACTATTCCAACATACATTCTCAACCGCCAAAAAAGTACGTACTAATACTCAAATTGGTGCTTCACCTGTCTCAATTGCCTATTGTGCAGTTAAACTTAGTGAAAAGATTTTTGAGCAGTTATCCGAACAAACTGTTTTACTCATCGGAGCAGGAGAGATGATTGAACTGTGTGCACATTATCTTAATCAAAAAGGAGTCAACAAGATGATTGTTGCCAATAGAACCATTGAAAATGCAAAAAAAATTGCCCATTTATATCAGGCACAATCTATCGGTTTAAAACAATTTTCATCCTTTGTGTACAAAGCAGATATTATCATTTCTTCAACAGCAGCTTCAATGCCAATTATCGGTAAAGGCTTAATCGAAAGTGCTTTAAAAAAGCGCAAACACAAACCAATATTTATGCTTGATATTGCCATTCCTAGAGACATCGAGCCTGAAGTGGGTCAATTAGATGATGTGTATTTATACACCATTGATGATTTAGGACAAGTGGTTAATGATAATATTGGCAATAGAGAAAAAGAAAAAGGCTTGGCTCAAGAAATCATCGTTAAACAAAATCAAGTCTTTAATAAGTGGTTGGATACTATACCTAATGAGCAAATGGTACAATCTTACCAATTTGGTGCAAACTCAATTAAAAACGAACTATTAGAAAAAGCCATCAAACAACTAAAAAATGGTGCTAATTCTGAAGATACTATTCGTAAACTTGCTGATCAATTAGCCAACAAACTATTACATTTACCCTTTAAAAATATTAAACAAACTTCCATTGAAAATTTATCTCAATGTGAAGGTTGTATACCTTATATTAAAAACTAATGCATGCATCCATCTTTGCCAAATTAGAGCAGCTATCAATGCGCCTTGAAGAAGTGGATGTTATGTTATCCAACCCAAAAGTTGCTAGTGACGTTAAAAAATTCACAAAGTTATCTATTGAACGCGCTCAATTAACCCCAGTTAATCAACAATTTCAAGCTTACTTGTCACATCATAGAAATTTAGAAGATGCAAAACTAATGCTACTTGAAGACGATATGGATATAAAAGCTATGGCCAAAGAGGAAATGCTTGATGTTAAAAAAAAATTAGACCATCTTTATTTAGAGCTTAAAAAATCTCTCTTACCAAAAGATCCTAACGATTCTCGAAACATTATCATTGAAATTAGAGCAGGTACAGGTGGCAATGAAGCTAGTATTTTTTCAAGCAATTTGTTCAAAATGTACAGTCGCTACACCGAAAAGAAGAAATGGCAAATAGAGGTCATAAGCTCCAGTCTTGGCGAGCATGGTGGTTTTAAAGAAATTATTGCTCGCATTAGCGGGGTAGGTGTTTACTCAAAATTAAAATTTGAGTCTGGCGCACACCGCGTACAACGCGTACCAGAAACTGAAAGTCAAGGTCGAGTACACACTTCAGCATGTACAATTGCTATTATGCCTGAGGTTGAAAATATTGAAGAAGTTAACATTAATATGAGTGATGTTCGTGTTGATACCTTTAGGGCCAGTGGCGCAGGCGGCCAACATGTTAATAAAACTAATTCTGCTGTACGCATAACACACATCCCAACTGGTACTGTAGCTGAATGTCAAGATGGTCGTTCGCAACATAAAAATAAAGCCCAAGCTTTGTTAGTATTAGCATCACGTATTTTCGATCTACAACAACAAGAGCAACACAAAGAACAAGCATCAACTCGTAAGGAATTGATAGGTAGTGGCGACCGTTCACAACGTATTCGTACCTATAATTATCCACAAGGACGTATTACCGACCATCGCATTAATTTAACCTTATACAAACTTTCAGAAATTATGGAGGGCAATTTAAATGCAATTATTGAGCCATTAATCGTTGAGCAACAAACCAGTCAATTAACAGAATTGAATGATGTTCTAAGTTGATCTTTTATACATAAATTGTGACAATATAAATAATCCACCCAAAGCAATTACAATTGCCGGACCTGTGGCCAAATCATAAGCCATTGAAGTACCAAGACCAAGAGCAACTGCAACCATAGAAACAATAACTGATTGAAATACCATACCACTGGGAGTATTAGCAAATACTCTAGCAACAGCTGGTGGAATAATTAGCAGGGAAGTAATCAAAAGCACACCCACAATTTGCACTGAAACAGAAACAGCTAACGCAATCATTAACATAAATAATAACTGATAAAAATCTCGATTAAGTCCTTGTGCAACTGCTAGTTCTTCATTTAAGGTTAATAATAATAAACGTTGCCAAAAAATAATGAGCAGTAAGCCAAGTACAATTAAAATTACATACACCCAAATAATATCAGCGTTTGTAATAGACAAAATATCACCAAATAAGAGTGAAAAATAATCCATATTAGTGTTACCAATAAAACTTAAAACAATAATACCTAATGACAAAGCAATGTGTGAAAAAATACCCAAAATAGCATCATTAGATAAAAATTGTCTTCGTTGCAAAATGACAACAAGTATTGCAAATATCACACCCACTATCACCAAACTAAAATGAACACTTAAGCCACTAGCAAGTCCTAAAGATACACCTAAAAGTGCTGAATGTGAAATAGATTCTGAAAAATAACTCATACGTTTCCAAATAACAAAACAGCCTAATGAACCTGCAATAATTGAAATACCAATAGCTGCTAGAACGGCCCTAAAAATAAAATTTTCCATAATGATTAGTGGCAGTCTTTACAAAGTCCATATAAATACAAACAATGATCAGTAAGTTGATAACCATATTTGTTAGCGATATCATGTTGATGCTGCTCAATAACCTCATCAGCAAATTCATCAATTTTGCCACATTTGACGCACACTAAATGATCATGATGATCTACATTTGATAACTCAAACACACTTTTTCCATTGTCAAAATTAAGTTTATTAACCATACCTGCCTCTTCAAATTGAGTAAGCACTCGATAAATTGTTGCCACGCCCACTTCTTCACCTTGCATGATTAAAGTGCGAT
Proteins encoded in this window:
- a CDS encoding antitoxin Xre/MbcA/ParS toxin-binding domain-containing protein translates to MEISKLDDKIQSKLTLQLSQILENWHLENVEQLKLLGLDGIIKSRHLYLYRRLDKSFDFDEQLSKRTEIILGISESLGTTFPTHKEYGAIWLKRSVKKFKHKTPLELMLSGDIGMMRVWHFLDCTQGWKN
- a CDS encoding cell envelope integrity protein TolA; protein product: MNINFFKKIKLPKIARQHPFAFWITIVFHIGLVIGLLFSNVQRWEIPKQIAKSNVTFKAVTINLTEIKKEKQRLIKIKQKREKRFKALQRAEKKVENERYKEQQRLKKLKVKVKQERKAKTIAERKRKEAESKSKQALKKKKLAEKEALEAEKKKQAIEKLRQVEAKKFKKEQDNRSLKKEIQAEEDQDRQLAQENILNELKFNYINQIALRIKEKWRYQGAKDSWSCDVEILQDLNGQVKSVNLRFCNVDDSAKAQSFKDSIERAVYKASPLPYAPDKSVFDAQVLFHFKVN
- the tolR gene encoding protein TolR; translated protein: MIELPKRHRHVIDAQINIVPYIDVMLVLLVIFMMTTPIIEQGIEIDLPSTEAKMVDFTQQQPTIITIDKQGKYFINSFNEDDSDIAKGEKLPLGIIAGRVSARLEIYPQMKVFVRGDRQVAYGSVVSLMSFLQKNGVDKIGIVTESPDAK
- the tolQ gene encoding protein TolQ; the encoded protein is MDSLSIFSLILSAGFVVQMVMLILILMSIYSWTLILSKKKILIDTNKNIKLFHQNFSANIDLEKLAYQTLKKDINQSSMERIFSTGFQELTHTTSDFNQVLIIDAERAYRVMNTMANNEVNRLDSGLSILAMIASSSPYIGLFGTVWGIMHSFIGLASVKQATVAIVAPGIAEALIATAFGLFAAIPATIAYNRLISQVESINNKYTAFVEQLFVLFQRQNRQ
- a CDS encoding S1 RNA-binding domain-containing protein encodes the protein MGEDITSYLKAGEISENCVDDVILILKIGEEVEVAIVNVDRRTRNISVSIKAKNSVEEKEAMKNYNKQSSDAAA
- a CDS encoding lipoprotein insertase outer membrane protein LolB — its product is MKRIIITCFTLFLSSCSTLNIHPTKLEYQQTLPSIWKVYGRLSVSVNSDTKTLGFEVSFDHHDYKLILSTAFGFGQILIESSQKKLLVNDKLINLTFNQWMTNEMGWYLPIDTLAKILFKNEINSTRHWQIKISSYQLIDDIQYPKVIRFNHLSKLIKIKLLINEVHKLK
- the hemA gene encoding glutamyl-tRNA reductase is translated as MSQIAILSVNHQLVPVEVREKVAFTPDKLIQALNNLHHIDGIDACIILSTCNRVEIYVASNHKNSEELLSNYLAKTHNIKRDIIDSYLNYFEGNEALTHLCNVATGLDSLVLGEPQILGQLKNAYHIAKEVKTLNKLLEKLFQHTFSTAKKVRTNTQIGASPVSIAYCAVKLSEKIFEQLSEQTVLLIGAGEMIELCAHYLNQKGVNKMIVANRTIENAKKIAHLYQAQSIGLKQFSSFVYKADIIISSTAASMPIIGKGLIESALKKRKHKPIFMLDIAIPRDIEPEVGQLDDVYLYTIDDLGQVVNDNIGNREKEKGLAQEIIVKQNQVFNKWLDTIPNEQMVQSYQFGANSIKNELLEKAIKQLKNGANSEDTIRKLADQLANKLLHLPFKNIKQTSIENLSQCEGCIPYIKN
- the prfA gene encoding peptide chain release factor 1, translated to MHASIFAKLEQLSMRLEEVDVMLSNPKVASDVKKFTKLSIERAQLTPVNQQFQAYLSHHRNLEDAKLMLLEDDMDIKAMAKEEMLDVKKKLDHLYLELKKSLLPKDPNDSRNIIIEIRAGTGGNEASIFSSNLFKMYSRYTEKKKWQIEVISSSLGEHGGFKEIIARISGVGVYSKLKFESGAHRVQRVPETESQGRVHTSACTIAIMPEVENIEEVNINMSDVRVDTFRASGAGGQHVNKTNSAVRITHIPTGTVAECQDGRSQHKNKAQALLVLASRIFDLQQQEQHKEQASTRKELIGSGDRSQRIRTYNYPQGRITDHRINLTLYKLSEIMEGNLNAIIEPLIVEQQTSQLTELNDVLS
- a CDS encoding metal ABC transporter permease; translation: MENFIFRAVLAAIGISIIAGSLGCFVIWKRMSYFSESISHSALLGVSLGLASGLSVHFSLVIVGVIFAILVVILQRRQFLSNDAILGIFSHIALSLGIIVLSFIGNTNMDYFSLLFGDILSITNADIIWVYVILIVLGLLLIIFWQRLLLLTLNEELAVAQGLNRDFYQLLFMLMIALAVSVSVQIVGVLLITSLLIIPPAVARVFANTPSGMVFQSVIVSMVAVALGLGTSMAYDLATGPAIVIALGGLFILSQFMYKRST
- the fur gene encoding ferric iron uptake transcriptional regulator encodes the protein MDAQYLKSVGLKVTLPRLKILEILETSENHHMGVEDIYRTLIMQGEEVGVATIYRVLTQFEEAGMVNKLNFDNGKSVFELSNVDHHDHLVCVKCGKIDEFADEVIEQHQHDIANKYGYQLTDHCLYLYGLCKDCH